From a single Planctellipticum variicoloris genomic region:
- a CDS encoding ABC transporter transmembrane domain-containing protein — translation MSTPNAFSRTFANRDLFRGTAAVALAYAIVASISLAMLLVHAGLLVSLMAERGRLSVSLTPDESLEFEQLTGLDLPDPVAAADPLPANPAEGPAKDGDEGSLPPDQPPPRTVYTFDDQGILPSLWRVHDKGWGRLICLGFRRTPAVRSNGSALIFLLAVGAGWYLLRVFCLSRLRMLSRRTALAVTTRIRKSLHRQSLRLGPEDLSGNGGAEAARLFTVQTNVVQQGLFDWITRSVRYPVELIAVLLVAIGVDLWLTLQWIVPLGMLYYLVQRFRARAAHDRQLAEDRSLSEVRILSESLTNSRLVRAYSLEQTEQAQFEGHLHRYAENFRRAVRTEDNTLWVGLVAPLIGTALILFLLFLLVARGLVNPDELSVGGAAVFLAAVALGLRAVDALWQLPEIRSQIAVAATAIYRNLDQTPSVGQAVGAKFLQPLSRTLHFDNVHYADADKHKLLDRVDLRLIAGKSYAFVSIDPLEARALASLLPRFIEPQQGRVLYDGEDIAWATLESLRAETLYVTGGDAPFYGTVFDNLRAGNPEITLQQATDAAKTAHAHNFIVRLPNGYETVLGGATGDLDAGQAFRLSLARAILRNPAVLIVEEPQQSLDEDAKAWLSDTYERLLPGRTVIFLPSRLSTLKRVDEVIVLDRGQVAAVGPQSALVTQSPIYRHWEYLHFNEFRK, via the coding sequence GTGTCCACCCCCAACGCCTTCAGCCGCACATTCGCCAATCGCGATCTCTTCCGCGGTACGGCGGCCGTCGCACTGGCCTATGCCATCGTCGCCTCGATCAGCCTGGCGATGCTGCTCGTCCATGCCGGACTGCTGGTCAGCCTGATGGCGGAGCGCGGCCGGCTCTCGGTGTCATTGACCCCGGATGAATCGCTGGAATTCGAACAACTGACGGGTCTCGATCTCCCGGACCCCGTTGCCGCCGCCGATCCCCTTCCAGCCAATCCGGCGGAAGGCCCGGCAAAGGACGGCGACGAGGGCTCCCTGCCGCCAGATCAGCCTCCACCGCGCACGGTCTACACATTCGACGATCAGGGCATACTTCCCAGCCTGTGGCGCGTCCACGACAAGGGCTGGGGAAGGTTGATCTGCCTCGGATTCCGCCGGACGCCCGCCGTTCGCAGCAACGGCTCGGCCCTGATTTTCCTGCTGGCGGTCGGCGCCGGCTGGTATCTGCTGCGGGTTTTCTGCCTCTCCCGGCTTCGAATGCTCAGCCGCCGGACGGCGCTGGCGGTCACCACCCGCATCCGCAAGAGCCTCCATCGGCAGTCGCTCAGGCTCGGCCCGGAAGATCTCAGCGGGAATGGCGGAGCGGAAGCCGCCCGCCTCTTTACGGTTCAGACGAACGTCGTTCAACAGGGGCTCTTCGACTGGATTACCCGCAGCGTCCGCTATCCGGTCGAGCTCATCGCGGTCCTGCTGGTGGCGATCGGCGTCGACCTCTGGCTGACGCTGCAGTGGATCGTGCCTCTCGGCATGCTCTACTACCTCGTTCAGCGATTCCGAGCCCGTGCGGCTCATGACCGGCAGCTCGCCGAAGATCGCTCCCTGTCCGAAGTCCGCATCCTCAGCGAATCGCTGACCAACTCCCGGCTCGTCCGCGCCTACTCGCTCGAACAGACCGAGCAGGCGCAGTTCGAAGGGCACCTGCACCGGTACGCGGAGAATTTCCGCCGCGCTGTACGCACCGAAGACAACACCCTCTGGGTCGGTCTGGTCGCGCCCCTCATCGGAACGGCCCTGATCCTGTTCCTGCTGTTTCTGCTCGTCGCCCGCGGTCTGGTAAACCCCGACGAACTGTCCGTTGGCGGCGCAGCGGTCTTCCTCGCGGCGGTGGCCCTCGGATTGCGCGCAGTCGATGCCCTGTGGCAGCTCCCGGAGATCCGCAGCCAGATCGCTGTTGCCGCGACCGCGATCTACCGGAATCTCGATCAGACTCCCTCCGTCGGCCAGGCGGTCGGCGCCAAGTTCCTCCAGCCGCTGTCCCGGACGCTCCACTTTGACAACGTCCATTATGCGGACGCCGACAAGCACAAGCTGCTCGACCGCGTCGACCTGCGACTGATCGCGGGCAAATCCTACGCCTTCGTTTCCATCGATCCGCTGGAAGCGCGCGCCCTGGCCAGCCTGCTTCCCCGCTTCATCGAACCCCAGCAGGGGCGAGTCCTGTACGACGGCGAAGACATCGCCTGGGCGACGCTCGAATCGCTTCGTGCGGAAACGCTTTATGTGACCGGTGGAGACGCTCCGTTCTACGGCACGGTTTTCGACAACCTGCGGGCCGGGAATCCCGAGATCACGCTCCAGCAGGCCACTGACGCCGCCAAGACCGCGCACGCCCACAACTTCATCGTTCGACTGCCCAACGGTTATGAAACAGTCCTCGGGGGAGCGACAGGCGATCTCGATGCGGGTCAGGCGTTCCGACTCAGCCTGGCCCGCGCAATCCTCCGCAACCCGGCGGTCCTCATCGTCGAAGAGCCTCAGCAGTCGCTCGACGAAGACGCCAAAGCGTGGCTCTCCGATACCTACGAGCGGCTGCTGCCGGGACGAACGGTGATTTTCCTTCCTTCCCGGCTCTCGACCCTCAAGCGTGTCGATGAAGTCATCGTCCTCGATCGCGGCCAGGTGGCCGCCGTCGGCCCTCAATCCGCGCTCGTCACCCAGTCACCGATCTACCGGCACTGGGAGTACCTGCACTTCAACGAGTTCCGGAAGTGA
- a CDS encoding ABC transporter permease subunit, protein MQSVLSSGVLAAAEGAGTIDRLSWILVGVGCIAFLGALAALRFTTKAGIIARATTKEAIRQPVFLLALIISAVVLLINTVLPFFTLGDDIKMLKDCGLATLLISGLLIAIWTASTSIADEIEGKTAMTLLSKPINRRQFVLGKYIGILQAVLIYLIPLAILFLALIYYKVGYDAKEASAATPPTPAECWAAVTQVVPGLLLLFMEIAVLSAVSVAISTRLPMVVNLTVCFAVFVIGHLTPQLVQSGLGQLEFVTFMARFIATLLPSLELFNTSAAVATGDLVPPIYIGSAALYGLCYCAAAILLAFILFEDRDLA, encoded by the coding sequence ATGCAGTCGGTGCTGTCTTCGGGAGTCCTTGCGGCGGCAGAAGGCGCCGGGACGATTGATCGCCTGAGTTGGATCCTCGTCGGGGTCGGATGCATTGCGTTCCTGGGAGCGCTGGCCGCATTACGCTTTACGACCAAAGCCGGCATCATCGCCCGCGCGACGACCAAGGAAGCCATCCGTCAGCCAGTCTTTCTGCTGGCCCTGATCATTTCTGCGGTCGTGCTGCTGATCAACACCGTCCTTCCGTTCTTCACGCTGGGCGACGACATCAAGATGCTCAAGGACTGCGGGCTGGCCACGCTGCTGATTTCCGGCCTGTTGATCGCCATCTGGACCGCCAGCACGAGCATCGCCGACGAAATCGAAGGCAAGACCGCGATGACTCTGCTGTCGAAGCCGATCAACCGTCGGCAGTTCGTTCTTGGAAAATACATCGGCATCCTGCAGGCGGTCCTGATCTATCTGATTCCCCTCGCCATCCTGTTTCTGGCGCTGATTTACTACAAGGTCGGGTACGACGCCAAAGAAGCTTCTGCGGCGACGCCCCCGACGCCTGCCGAGTGCTGGGCCGCAGTGACGCAGGTCGTTCCGGGTCTGCTGCTGCTGTTTATGGAAATCGCCGTCCTCTCCGCCGTCAGCGTGGCGATCTCGACCCGGCTGCCGATGGTCGTTAACCTCACGGTCTGCTTCGCGGTCTTCGTGATCGGCCACTTGACCCCGCAGCTCGTCCAGTCGGGGCTCGGACAACTCGAATTCGTCACCTTCATGGCCCGCTTTATCGCGACCCTGCTGCCGTCGCTGGAGCTGTTCAACACGTCGGCGGCCGTCGCCACCGGCGATCTGGTCCCGCCGATTTATATCGGATCGGCCGCTCTCTACGGTCTGTGCTACTGCGCCGCGGCGATTCTGCTCGCATTCATCCTGTTTGAAGACCGCGACCTGGCCTGA
- a CDS encoding alpha/beta hydrolase-fold protein, with product MTRQILAVVLLGGLGSVAAAQPADPAAVVAELKPQIAEQLKRLQDRLESLSASQADDPQALAEVSVYAKAADWLLRHNEFHKPDYAKWALTALETGLKRADLLAEGKQPWRTGAGSRILAYVSRVDGSVQPFAVTLPAEFDQSPGKRWPVHLVLHGRGDTLNEVSFIRQHDGKPLKEQPAWIQLDVFGRTNNAYRWSGETDVFEALHALSRLYRIDDRRVTLWGFSMGGAGAWHLGLQHPDRWSSVGAGAGFVDTVKYLNLKEPLSPLHQKLVRIYDAVDYAANAFDVPIIGYGGELDKQLLAAKTMTDLGKAAGAPIPLLIGPGVEHKWHPDSLKEFMAFHAEHTAKGKPKFPEPFELKFVTYTPRYNSCFWATLEEQIEPYAETRIEGKLDGQDDKLKVATRNVAAFQIDRNVAETIAIDGNPPTALRTAAEGLLPGVVFVHEGDRWRALDHRSSIKFFENGDRRKRHGLQGPIDDAFMDSFVCVKPTGTAWHGEHAAYAEWSLERFEHEYDKWLRARLPVVNDTQLTPEQIVENHLVLFGDPGSNAVLAKVIDRLPIRWTKTELVVAGKTYDPQTHAVVLVFPNPLNPHKYVVINSGHTFHETEFRASNATLYPRLGDIAVLKFSRQSSGAYAEEAAWADVFDAGWNLTE from the coding sequence ATGACGCGACAGATTCTGGCGGTGGTTTTGCTGGGCGGGCTGGGGAGCGTGGCAGCGGCCCAGCCCGCCGATCCTGCGGCGGTCGTCGCCGAGTTGAAACCGCAGATCGCCGAGCAGCTCAAGCGACTGCAGGATCGACTGGAGAGCCTGTCGGCGTCTCAGGCTGACGATCCGCAGGCCCTGGCCGAAGTCTCCGTTTATGCCAAGGCCGCCGACTGGCTGTTGCGGCACAACGAATTTCATAAGCCGGATTACGCCAAGTGGGCGCTGACGGCGCTCGAAACCGGCCTCAAGCGGGCGGACCTGCTCGCCGAAGGCAAACAGCCCTGGCGGACAGGCGCCGGTTCGCGGATTCTGGCTTACGTTTCCCGGGTCGACGGTTCGGTTCAGCCATTTGCGGTCACCCTGCCGGCGGAGTTCGATCAGTCGCCCGGCAAGCGCTGGCCGGTGCATCTCGTTCTGCATGGGCGAGGGGATACGCTCAACGAGGTCTCTTTCATCCGACAGCACGACGGCAAGCCGCTCAAGGAACAACCCGCCTGGATTCAGCTCGACGTCTTCGGTCGGACGAACAACGCTTACCGCTGGAGCGGCGAGACCGATGTGTTCGAGGCGCTGCACGCGCTGAGCCGGCTGTATCGGATCGATGATCGCCGGGTGACGCTCTGGGGCTTCTCGATGGGGGGCGCGGGGGCGTGGCACCTGGGGCTGCAGCATCCCGACCGCTGGTCCTCCGTCGGGGCGGGGGCGGGATTTGTGGACACGGTCAAGTACCTGAATTTGAAGGAGCCTCTGTCTCCGCTGCACCAGAAACTGGTGCGGATTTACGATGCCGTCGACTACGCGGCGAATGCCTTCGACGTGCCGATCATCGGGTACGGCGGTGAGCTGGACAAGCAATTGCTGGCTGCGAAGACGATGACCGACCTGGGCAAAGCCGCCGGTGCGCCGATCCCGCTGCTGATCGGACCGGGAGTCGAGCACAAGTGGCATCCGGACAGTCTGAAGGAGTTCATGGCTTTTCACGCCGAACATACGGCGAAGGGCAAGCCGAAGTTTCCGGAACCGTTCGAACTCAAATTCGTGACTTATACTCCGCGGTACAATTCCTGCTTCTGGGCGACTCTGGAGGAGCAGATCGAGCCGTATGCAGAAACTCGGATTGAAGGAAAGCTGGACGGTCAGGACGACAAGCTGAAGGTCGCGACGCGAAACGTGGCGGCGTTCCAGATCGACCGGAACGTGGCGGAGACGATTGCGATCGACGGGAATCCGCCGACGGCGTTGCGCACCGCCGCCGAAGGACTGCTTCCAGGCGTGGTCTTCGTGCATGAAGGCGATCGCTGGCGGGCGCTCGATCACCGGTCGTCGATCAAGTTCTTCGAGAACGGCGATCGGCGAAAGCGGCACGGTCTGCAGGGGCCGATCGACGACGCCTTCATGGACTCCTTCGTCTGCGTCAAGCCGACGGGGACCGCCTGGCACGGCGAGCACGCCGCCTATGCGGAGTGGTCGCTGGAACGGTTCGAGCACGAGTACGATAAGTGGCTGCGCGCCCGGCTGCCGGTCGTTAACGACACGCAGTTGACGCCGGAGCAGATTGTTGAAAACCACCTGGTCCTGTTCGGGGACCCGGGCTCCAACGCGGTGCTGGCGAAAGTGATCGACCGGCTGCCGATCCGGTGGACGAAGACCGAGCTCGTCGTCGCGGGAAAAACCTATGACCCGCAGACGCACGCAGTCGTGCTGGTTTTTCCGAATCCGCTGAACCCGCACAAATACGTGGTGATCAACTCGGGACACACGTTCCACGAGACGGAGTTCAGGGCGAGCAACGCCACGCTGTACCCTCGGCTGGGGGACATTGCGGTGCTGAAGTTTTCCCGTCAGTCCAGCGGCGCGTATGCGGAGGAAGCCGCCTGGGCCGATGTGTTTGATGCGGGCTGGAATCTGACGGAGTAG
- a CDS encoding FHA domain-containing protein yields MAETTTYGELIPTGGGDPIPLLKTRLLVGRRSRCDIVLDYPNVSSQHSELELINGYWHVRDLGSQNGTKVNGDRVAERFLKPGDELAFAKYRFEVSYTPDPSAPPPPIEDNPFEHSLMEKAGLERRRPDRPKTAPVAPKPLPKKPSHLKDDDDKALEWLSGE; encoded by the coding sequence ATGGCAGAGACTACGACTTACGGCGAGCTGATCCCGACGGGGGGAGGCGATCCCATTCCGTTATTGAAAACCCGGCTCCTGGTCGGTCGACGCAGTCGCTGCGATATTGTGCTCGACTACCCGAATGTTTCATCGCAGCACAGCGAGCTGGAACTGATCAACGGGTACTGGCACGTTCGCGACCTCGGGAGCCAGAACGGCACGAAGGTCAACGGCGACCGGGTCGCCGAACGGTTCCTGAAGCCCGGCGACGAGCTGGCGTTCGCCAAGTACCGTTTCGAAGTCAGCTACACGCCCGACCCGTCGGCCCCGCCTCCGCCGATTGAAGACAATCCGTTCGAACATTCGCTGATGGAGAAAGCGGGGCTCGAACGACGACGGCCCGATCGTCCGAAAACCGCGCCCGTCGCACCCAAGCCGCTGCCGAAAAAGCCGTCTCATCTGAAAGACGACGACGACAAGGCGCTGGAGTGGCTCAGCGGGGAGTAG
- a CDS encoding isoaspartyl peptidase/L-asparaginase family protein: MQIAWLWGGLIVTALAADSIHAGDDVVPHVVLGIHGGTGADKKDMTPELDRQLRALLTEALQAGRARLQSGGVSLDAVETAIRVMEDSPLLNAGKGAVFTHEGRNELDASIMDGRTKKAGAVAGVTIVKNPITAARAVMEKSKHVLFVGRGAEIFATQQGLEIVDPSYFWTEERWNSIRDIWKKEADAKTRTGELPALPPKKSEYGTVGAVALDAHGNLAAGTSTGGMTNKMAGRVGDSPIIGAGTYADNAAGAISCTGHGEFFIRYAVSHEIVAQVKYRGASIKDAAEDVINRQLKDAGGEGASICLDPQGNFATAYNSEGLYRGSITSDGQIRIRLYEE, encoded by the coding sequence ATGCAAATTGCCTGGCTCTGGGGAGGCCTGATTGTGACGGCGCTGGCGGCAGATTCGATTCACGCAGGCGACGATGTCGTCCCGCACGTGGTCCTCGGCATTCACGGCGGCACCGGCGCCGACAAGAAAGACATGACGCCCGAACTCGACCGGCAACTCCGCGCCCTCCTGACGGAAGCTCTCCAGGCGGGGCGCGCACGCCTCCAATCCGGCGGCGTGAGCCTCGACGCCGTCGAAACCGCCATTCGTGTGATGGAAGACTCGCCGCTGCTCAACGCCGGCAAGGGAGCCGTTTTCACGCACGAGGGCCGCAATGAGCTCGACGCCAGCATCATGGACGGTCGGACGAAGAAGGCCGGCGCCGTCGCGGGTGTCACCATTGTCAAGAACCCGATCACCGCCGCCCGCGCGGTCATGGAGAAGTCGAAACACGTGCTGTTCGTCGGCCGCGGCGCCGAGATCTTTGCCACGCAACAGGGGCTCGAAATCGTCGATCCCTCCTACTTCTGGACCGAAGAGCGCTGGAACTCCATTCGCGACATCTGGAAGAAGGAAGCGGATGCGAAAACCCGCACCGGCGAACTGCCGGCATTGCCGCCGAAGAAATCCGAGTACGGCACCGTCGGCGCCGTGGCGCTCGACGCGCACGGAAACCTCGCCGCCGGCACATCGACCGGCGGCATGACCAACAAGATGGCCGGTCGCGTCGGGGATTCCCCGATCATCGGCGCCGGGACCTACGCCGACAACGCGGCGGGGGCAATCTCCTGCACGGGACACGGCGAATTCTTCATCCGCTACGCCGTCTCTCACGAAATCGTCGCCCAGGTGAAGTACCGCGGGGCGAGCATCAAAGACGCCGCCGAAGACGTCATCAACCGACAGCTCAAAGACGCCGGCGGCGAAGGGGCCTCGATCTGCCTCGATCCCCAAGGGAATTTCGCCACCGCCTACAACTCCGAAGGGCTCTATCGCGGCAGCATCACGAGCGACGGCCAGATCCGAATCCGGCTCTACGAGGAGTAG
- a CDS encoding acylphosphatase → MDEPSSLSCLRCIYHGRVQGVGFRATTASIAVRYAVEGYVRNRSDGTVELLVVGLLTDINEFRGELHRRMGGKIVRIDEETVAPPPDCTGFQIRYS, encoded by the coding sequence ATGGACGAGCCGTCCAGCCTAAGCTGCCTGCGCTGCATCTACCACGGCCGAGTCCAGGGGGTCGGCTTCCGCGCCACGACAGCGTCGATCGCAGTCCGTTATGCCGTCGAAGGTTACGTCCGCAATCGGTCCGACGGAACCGTCGAACTGCTCGTCGTCGGCCTCCTGACGGATATCAACGAGTTCCGGGGCGAGCTCCACCGCCGGATGGGCGGCAAGATCGTCCGAATCGACGAGGAGACGGTCGCCCCGCCCCCTGACTGCACCGGCTTCCAGATTCGGTATTCCTGA
- a CDS encoding CDGSH iron-sulfur domain-containing protein: protein MGDVVIKTRENGPLLVTGDFTLIDQHGQKFDLGGQPNVALCRCGGSRKRPFCDGSHRYNGFQAGELANQPPTESAPPA from the coding sequence ATGGGTGATGTCGTGATCAAGACCCGCGAGAACGGGCCTCTGCTGGTGACGGGCGACTTCACGCTGATCGATCAACATGGGCAAAAGTTCGACCTCGGCGGGCAGCCGAATGTCGCCCTCTGTCGCTGCGGCGGGTCGCGGAAGCGTCCGTTCTGTGACGGTTCCCACCGGTATAACGGCTTTCAGGCCGGGGAGCTGGCGAATCAGCCGCCGACGGAATCTGCTCCGCCGGCCTGA
- the metK gene encoding methionine adenosyltransferase, protein MSNYFFTSESVSMGHPDKLSDQVSDGILDALLAQDPRSRVACETLCTTDFLCLAGEITTKAQVDYTAIARKVCREVGYTSDDIGFNADTCEVLVKLHSQSPDIAMGVDRDGAGDQGLMFGYACNQTEEYMPLPIALAHRIINRITEARQKGEVDWLRPDSKSQVTVEYDDQNRAVGISAIVLSTQHSEKATQQQISDFVTSEVINKSVPGHLLSKNTKYHINPTGRFVVGGPHGDTGLTGRKIIVDTYGGWGRHGGGAFSGKDPTKVDRSAAYMARHVAKNIVAAGLASECEVQLAYAIGVAEPVSVHVETNGTAVVPEEKIVALVREHFRLNPLGIIESLQLRRPIYQKTASGGHFGRSDADFTWEAVSKAADLRKAAGLGSDNFKPQFATV, encoded by the coding sequence ATGTCGAACTATTTCTTCACCAGTGAATCCGTGAGCATGGGCCACCCGGACAAATTGTCCGATCAGGTGTCCGACGGCATTCTCGATGCCCTGCTGGCGCAGGATCCCCGCTCCCGCGTGGCCTGTGAAACGCTCTGCACCACAGATTTCCTGTGCCTCGCCGGAGAAATCACCACCAAGGCCCAGGTCGACTACACCGCAATCGCCCGCAAGGTCTGCCGCGAAGTCGGCTACACCAGCGACGACATCGGCTTCAACGCCGATACCTGCGAAGTCCTTGTCAAACTGCACAGCCAGAGCCCGGACATCGCCATGGGCGTCGACCGCGACGGCGCCGGCGACCAGGGACTGATGTTCGGCTACGCATGCAACCAGACCGAAGAGTACATGCCGCTGCCGATCGCCCTGGCGCATCGCATCATCAACCGGATCACCGAAGCCCGCCAGAAGGGCGAGGTCGACTGGCTCCGTCCGGACAGCAAGAGCCAGGTCACCGTCGAGTACGACGACCAGAACCGCGCCGTCGGCATCTCCGCGATCGTCCTCTCGACGCAGCACAGCGAGAAGGCGACGCAGCAGCAGATTTCGGATTTCGTCACCAGCGAAGTCATCAATAAGTCCGTCCCGGGACATCTGCTCTCCAAAAACACCAAGTACCACATCAATCCGACCGGCCGCTTCGTCGTCGGCGGGCCGCACGGCGACACGGGCCTGACCGGCCGCAAGATCATCGTCGACACGTATGGCGGCTGGGGCCGGCACGGCGGCGGCGCCTTCAGCGGAAAGGACCCCACGAAGGTCGACCGCTCGGCCGCTTACATGGCCCGCCACGTGGCCAAGAACATCGTCGCCGCGGGCCTGGCCAGCGAATGTGAAGTCCAGCTCGCCTACGCCATCGGCGTCGCGGAGCCGGTCAGCGTCCATGTCGAAACCAACGGCACGGCAGTGGTTCCCGAAGAGAAGATCGTGGCCCTCGTCCGCGAGCACTTCCGGCTGAATCCGCTGGGGATTATCGAATCGCTCCAGCTCCGCCGGCCGATCTATCAGAAGACCGCCAGCGGCGGCCACTTCGGCCGCAGCGACGCCGACTTCACCTGGGAAGCGGTCAGCAAGGCCGCCGATCTCCGCAAGGCAGCCGGTCTGGGGAGCGACAACTTCAAGCCGCAGTTCGCCACGGTCTGA
- a CDS encoding response regulator, with protein sequence MSNSSRIFVLGARADADHPVLRQLRDQFELVTAGAAEGPLMPGVANDFAAVCVVGDRLDAAPLWPVLESLLRQLPEGVAALDSTFCVRWCNDQFAGMIGREGVLGRGFLEILGDAEILGPDFAPLQTALGAGEAARTTVRVSEKTYFELHAAPVFFRRAGDAELIVVTVRDISEDVLHRQKLNAIHQAGMELGDLSPEDILEMSVDDRVELLKQKIVQFTNEVLEFETVEVRLLDRHTKQLEPLLNVGMTDEAAHRKLKGEPTGNGVTGFVAATGKSYLCDDTSRDPLYLPGAPNARSSMTVPLVLHDEVMGTFNVESAQPGAFSEEDLQFLELFSRDVAIALNTLELLAAEKVSTATESTTLILREVARPMDEILNDTTWILDRYIGHDPAVAERLQRILKHTRGIRQLIHKVGENISPRMQKAISAGPQRTKLRNKRILVVDSDETVRLAAHEHLGRFGCEVETAHNGEEALLMVRTFHYDAVIVDIRLPDMTGFDCFTRLREVSEHLPVIFMTGFGYDPHHSIVKARQAGLKSVLYKPFRLDQLLKEVEATVGGPDEPGGKSQG encoded by the coding sequence GTGTCAAATTCGTCGCGGATCTTCGTCCTTGGTGCACGGGCGGATGCGGACCATCCCGTGCTGCGGCAACTGCGGGACCAGTTTGAGCTGGTCACCGCGGGCGCGGCTGAAGGTCCGTTGATGCCCGGCGTGGCGAACGACTTCGCCGCCGTCTGCGTCGTTGGTGATCGGCTCGACGCGGCGCCCCTGTGGCCTGTCCTGGAATCCCTGCTGCGACAGTTGCCCGAAGGAGTCGCGGCGCTCGATTCCACCTTTTGCGTCCGCTGGTGCAACGACCAGTTCGCAGGAATGATCGGGCGCGAGGGAGTCCTGGGAAGGGGATTTCTGGAGATCCTCGGGGACGCCGAGATCCTCGGCCCCGACTTCGCCCCGCTGCAGACGGCGCTCGGTGCCGGCGAGGCGGCCCGGACGACGGTGCGGGTGAGCGAGAAGACGTATTTCGAGCTGCATGCGGCGCCGGTGTTTTTTCGGCGGGCCGGCGACGCGGAGCTGATCGTCGTCACCGTGCGGGATATTTCTGAAGATGTGCTGCACCGGCAAAAGCTGAATGCCATTCATCAGGCGGGAATGGAATTGGGCGATCTGTCGCCGGAAGACATTCTGGAGATGTCCGTCGACGACCGCGTCGAATTGCTCAAGCAGAAGATCGTGCAGTTTACGAATGAAGTGCTTGAGTTTGAGACGGTGGAAGTTCGCCTGCTGGACCGGCACACGAAACAGCTCGAGCCGCTGCTGAACGTCGGCATGACCGACGAGGCGGCCCACCGCAAGCTCAAGGGTGAGCCGACGGGCAACGGCGTCACGGGGTTCGTTGCGGCGACCGGGAAGAGCTATCTCTGCGACGACACCAGCCGGGATCCGCTGTACTTGCCCGGCGCTCCGAACGCGCGGAGCTCGATGACGGTGCCGCTGGTGCTGCACGACGAAGTGATGGGGACGTTCAACGTCGAGAGCGCCCAGCCGGGAGCGTTCAGCGAGGAAGACCTGCAGTTTCTGGAACTGTTCTCGCGCGACGTGGCGATCGCGCTCAATACGCTCGAACTGCTGGCCGCGGAAAAAGTCTCGACGGCGACCGAGAGCACGACGCTGATTCTTCGGGAAGTCGCCCGCCCGATGGACGAGATTCTCAACGACACGACCTGGATTCTCGACCGCTATATCGGCCACGATCCTGCCGTCGCGGAACGGCTGCAGCGGATCCTGAAGCACACCCGCGGCATTCGCCAGCTCATTCACAAGGTGGGAGAAAACATCTCCCCCCGCATGCAGAAAGCGATCTCGGCCGGGCCGCAGCGGACGAAGCTGCGCAACAAGCGGATTCTCGTCGTCGACAGCGACGAGACCGTCCGCCTGGCCGCTCACGAGCATCTGGGACGCTTCGGCTGCGAGGTGGAGACCGCTCACAACGGCGAAGAAGCCCTGCTGATGGTCCGCACGTTCCACTACGACGCCGTGATTGTGGATATTCGCCTGCCCGACATGACCGGCTTCGACTGCTTTACCAGACTGCGGGAAGTCAGCGAACATCTGCCGGTGATTTTCATGACCGGCTTCGGGTACGACCCGCATCACTCGATCGTCAAGGCCCGCCAGGCGGGGCTCAAATCGGTCCTCTACAAGCCGTTCCGGCTCGACCAGTTGCTCAAGGAAGTCGAAGCGACGGTCGGCGGCCCGGACGAACCCGGCGGCAAATCTCAGGGCTGA